The genomic DNA AGCTGTAAAACAGCACCCCATCGCGGGCGGGGCAATACAGATAGGCCACCGGCTCATCATCAAGGAATAGGAGATAGGCCCGCAGTCGGTCCTGTTCAGCCCGCTGGCGACTCAAGTCCAGAAACGCCTCACTATTCGGCAGACCAGCATCAAGCAGGCGTTCCTGGTAGGTCTGCCGGGACACCTCCCGTGCCAGGCGATGGAAGGTATCGATCTCTTCCGCTGAACGGTAACAGCGCCATTCCAGCTCACCACCAGAGACCTTGGCGAATTTACGCACCTTACGACGCAGGGTTTGCCGCGTCTTGCCGGAGAACTGCTGCTGGTAGGCCTCCCAGCCCATGGTCAGGTCGATGTAGTGGCGCAGGTACTGCTTGGGCACATAGCGCAGATAGCCGTCGGTCAACGCCAGGCGGGGCAGGGGGGTATCCACCGGGCAGGAGCGGACCAGATGGCCATCGCCGT from Alkalispirillum mobile includes the following:
- a CDS encoding GNAT family N-acetyltransferase, giving the protein MTATVALERVYLPMRLGELTLGGANLRMSVDKTHFLQNHAPRIPPPDQVDGDGHLVRSCPVDTPLPRLALTDGYLRYVPKQYLRHYIDLTMGWEAYQQQFSGKTRQTLRRKVRKFAKVSGGELEWRCYRSAEEIDTFHRLAREVSRQTYQERLLDAGLPNSEAFLDLSRQRAEQDRLRAYLLFLDDEPVAYLYCPARDGVLFYSFLGYRPDVAHLSPGTVLQWLVLESLFAEGRFQVFDFCAGDSSHKAHFGSAHKYCADLYFIRRRPRPLALGLSHAALDGVSGLAAGVLERLGVKQRIKRLIRRQ